The Bos taurus isolate L1 Dominette 01449 registration number 42190680 breed Hereford chromosome 18, ARS-UCD2.0, whole genome shotgun sequence genome has a window encoding:
- the TMEM86B gene encoding lysoplasmalogenase TMEM86B, producing MDARKEGLLRKPRFSAQPRVGMGLLPFFLACAVYLLVRNADQPPWVNVLLKILPVLYLAGFLGTAHPGGGYRALLQGALLCSAVGDACLVWPEALRYGMAAFGLAHLLYLRAFGLTPLKPGLLLPLLLVSALYFRVLHPHMPPQVVWPLLAYSIVLVAMLWRGLARGGSAHWGALLFVLSDSVLAWNIFTYLVPHGHLLVMTTYYSAQMLITLSAFQNPRLKSH from the exons ATGGACGCCCGGAAGGAGGGGCTGCTCCGGAAACCTCGCTTCTCAGCTCAA CCGCGCGTGGGCATGGGGCTGCTCCCGTTCTTCCTCGCCTGTGCCGTCTACCTCCTCGTCCGGAACGCAGACCAGCCGCCCTGGGTCAACGTCCTGCTCAAGATCCTGCCCGTCCTCTACCTGGCGGGGTTCCTGGGGACCGCGCACCCCGGCGGGGGCTACCGCGCGCTCCTGCAAGGGGCCCTGCTTTGCTCGGCCGTGGGGGACGCCTGCCTCGTCTGGCCTGAGGCCTTACGCTACG GCATGGCTGCCTTCGGCCTGGCCCACCTGCTCTACCTCCGGGCCTTCGGCCTCACACCCCTGAAGCCTGGCCTCCTGCTGCCCCTCCTCCTGGTTTCCGCCCTCTACTTCCGGGTCCTGCATCCTCATATGCCACCCCAAGTGGTCTGGCCCCTGCTGGCTTACTCCATAGTCCTGGTCGCCATGCTGTGGCGGGGCCTGGCCCGGGGCGGGAGTGCCCACTGGGGCGCCCTGCTGTTCGTGCTTTCGGACTCCGTGCTGGCCTGGAACATCTTCACCTACCTTGTGCCCCACGGCCACCTGCTGGTCATGACCACCTACTACTCGGCCCAGATGCTCATCACCCTGTCGGCCTTCCAGAACCCCAGACTCAAGTCCCACTGA